In a single window of the Photobacterium profundum SS9 genome:
- a CDS encoding PLP-dependent aminotransferase family protein — protein sequence MFIPDISNRTGPKFMALADALTEAIESNELAINMKLPPQRILSYRLGVTVGTVTRAYQELELRGLIEPKVGSGTYVKDRQSEQQTFYHPVTSQEGIDLAICRPLLLSQQQHLSTILQDLSHEPTAQKAVLDYYSAEGLHGHNKTLQQWLSDRLNVDIDNRRLIWTYGGQHSLAIILQSLSRPKETILVEGLCYAEFINACQQAERKLVPVQLDDDGIIPEDLELHCKRHKPRLLYLTPAIQNPTGTQINDSRRLKIIEICRRYNVLIIEDDVLYCPPSHRKTPLVAIAPDITIYVGSFSKYFAGGLRVGYLIMPLTLKDTLQRTLRANCMHISPLMIDLVCRWLTNGAMEAVDKEIALELSARHRLFNQYFPPQNNAVIPGFNCWIPLPEPLTGYSFSKLLRNKGIHVREAEMFAVGRYPVPAAIRISLTGPASRSQLKTGLIIIKEQIALVKQR from the coding sequence ATGTTCATTCCTGATATCTCAAATCGTACAGGCCCTAAATTTATGGCATTGGCCGATGCGTTAACTGAAGCCATTGAAAGCAATGAATTGGCAATAAACATGAAATTGCCACCACAGCGTATATTGTCATATCGCCTTGGAGTAACAGTCGGTACGGTTACCCGCGCCTATCAGGAATTAGAACTAAGAGGATTGATTGAGCCAAAGGTGGGTAGCGGTACATATGTAAAAGATAGGCAATCTGAACAGCAAACTTTTTATCACCCTGTGACGTCTCAAGAAGGTATAGATCTCGCCATTTGTCGTCCACTATTGCTTAGCCAACAACAGCACCTGTCGACGATTCTGCAAGACTTATCTCACGAGCCCACCGCGCAAAAAGCCGTGCTCGATTATTACAGTGCCGAAGGATTACACGGGCATAATAAAACCTTGCAACAGTGGCTAAGCGATCGCCTTAACGTTGATATCGATAATCGCCGCCTAATTTGGACATATGGTGGTCAGCATAGCTTAGCCATTATTTTACAGTCACTTTCTCGCCCTAAAGAAACCATTCTGGTTGAAGGATTATGTTACGCAGAATTCATCAATGCCTGTCAGCAGGCAGAACGTAAATTAGTGCCTGTGCAGCTGGATGATGATGGTATTATTCCTGAAGATTTAGAACTGCACTGCAAACGTCACAAACCACGGTTACTCTATTTAACCCCAGCAATTCAAAACCCAACAGGTACACAAATAAATGATAGTCGTCGTCTAAAAATTATCGAGATTTGCCGTCGGTATAACGTCTTAATTATTGAAGATGATGTGCTGTATTGCCCACCTAGTCACCGTAAAACGCCTTTGGTTGCAATAGCCCCCGACATCACTATTTATGTTGGTAGTTTCTCTAAATATTTTGCCGGAGGGTTACGGGTCGGTTATCTCATCATGCCGCTAACACTAAAAGATACCTTGCAACGAACATTGCGCGCCAATTGCATGCACATCAGCCCATTGATGATCGACCTCGTTTGTCGCTGGCTAACCAATGGGGCCATGGAAGCCGTTGATAAAGAAATCGCGCTGGAGCTTAGCGCACGGCATCGGCTATTTAATCAGTATTTTCCACCACAGAATAATGCGGTTATTCCCGGATTTAACTGTTGGATACCCTTACCAGAGCCATTAACTGGCTATAGCTTTAGTAAACTACTACGTAATAAAGGGATTCATGTTCGCGAAGCAGAAATGTTTGCAGTGGGTCGTTACCCAGTACCAGCAGCAATACGTATATCACTCACAGGCCCGGCTAGTCGTAGCCAACTCAAAACAGGCTTGATAATCATTAAAGAACAAATTGCCCTAGTAAAGCAACGCTAA
- a CDS encoding LysE family translocator: MSTVWDLLPAMSVFAFVTAMTPGPNNFLLASSGAQFGIRQSLRHLVGIRIGVIGLVLLCAGGVALALKQHPELYRVLQFLGLGYMLWLVVKLMCFNAIGKSGSAGKPLSMKQAMLFQLGNVKAWMGSLALVTSYSLPSHYWLSVFNIVVVFTVFGLFANTCWAGVGRWINQYLNTSLKQRAFNVSLGCMTLLSLLPAITEMIKL; encoded by the coding sequence ATGAGTACAGTATGGGATTTATTGCCAGCGATGAGTGTGTTTGCTTTTGTAACGGCGATGACACCGGGGCCCAATAACTTTCTATTGGCAAGCTCTGGTGCTCAATTTGGTATACGTCAGTCGCTACGTCATTTGGTTGGAATCCGTATTGGTGTTATTGGTCTGGTACTGTTATGCGCCGGTGGGGTCGCATTAGCCCTTAAACAGCACCCAGAACTTTACCGTGTTTTACAGTTTCTAGGGTTGGGTTACATGCTCTGGCTGGTGGTGAAATTGATGTGCTTTAATGCGATAGGTAAAAGTGGAAGTGCGGGAAAGCCGTTATCAATGAAACAGGCAATGCTATTCCAGTTGGGTAATGTAAAAGCATGGATGGGCTCATTAGCACTAGTAACCAGTTACAGTTTGCCAAGCCATTATTGGTTATCTGTATTCAATATCGTGGTGGTGTTCACTGTCTTTGGGCTGTTTGCAAATACCTGCTGGGCGGGAGTCGGGCGTTGGATCAATCAATACTTAAATACCTCTTTGAAGCAGCGTGCTTTTAATGTCAGCTTAGGCTGCATGACTCTGCTGTCATTACTGCCCGCAATCACGGAAATGATCAAGTTGTAA
- a CDS encoding anaerobic C4-dicarboxylate transporter family protein, which produces MFVVEFLIVLVCILIGARIGGIGLGVMGGVGLAILSFVFGMQPTSPPIDVMLMIMAVVAAAASMQAAGGLDFLIKIASNILRKNPRHITFIAPIVTYFFTMMAGTGHVAYSVLPVIAEVSRRSGIRPERPMGMAVIASQFAIVASPIAAAVVALVAFLEPQGITLADVLLVTIPSTMLGLASACVIVNKLGKELKDDPEYQRRLQDPAYREEMEKEVKVEDLVIQPEAKKAVSLFLFGSLIVVVMGAFPFLRPSFDGHPMGMAHTIEIVMLSVAALIILICKPDGYAITQGSVFHAGMRAIVAIFGIAWLGDTFIAGHGEMVKEAVSGLVEVAPWTFAFALFGLSVMVNSQGATTAVLVPVAITLGLPPTVIIATFVAVNGYFFIPNYGPIIASIDFDRTGTTKIGKYIFNHSFMMPGLLSMVFSIIFGLIFAGIVL; this is translated from the coding sequence GTGTTTGTTGTTGAATTTTTAATTGTACTGGTTTGTATCTTAATTGGTGCACGGATTGGTGGTATCGGGTTAGGTGTCATGGGCGGTGTGGGTTTGGCCATACTGAGTTTTGTGTTTGGTATGCAACCAACTAGCCCACCAATCGATGTAATGTTGATGATCATGGCGGTTGTGGCTGCTGCGGCTTCAATGCAAGCGGCGGGCGGTTTGGATTTTTTAATCAAAATAGCCTCTAATATTCTGCGTAAAAACCCTCGTCACATCACTTTTATTGCGCCGATTGTTACTTACTTCTTCACGATGATGGCGGGTACTGGTCACGTAGCTTATTCAGTATTACCTGTTATCGCGGAAGTGAGTCGCCGTAGTGGTATTCGTCCTGAGCGCCCTATGGGTATGGCGGTTATCGCTTCACAATTTGCTATTGTTGCTAGCCCGATTGCGGCTGCCGTGGTAGCACTTGTGGCATTCTTAGAGCCGCAAGGTATTACGCTAGCTGACGTATTGTTGGTGACTATTCCATCAACGATGCTTGGCTTAGCGTCAGCGTGTGTGATCGTGAATAAACTGGGTAAAGAACTGAAAGACGATCCAGAATATCAGCGTCGCTTACAAGATCCTGCATACCGTGAAGAAATGGAAAAAGAGGTAAAGGTTGAAGATTTAGTCATTCAACCAGAAGCAAAAAAAGCCGTATCTTTGTTCTTATTCGGCTCATTGATTGTGGTGGTGATGGGGGCCTTCCCGTTCTTGCGTCCAAGTTTCGATGGTCACCCTATGGGAATGGCGCACACCATTGAAATTGTGATGTTGTCGGTTGCGGCGTTGATTATCTTAATCTGTAAGCCTGATGGTTATGCGATCACGCAAGGTTCGGTGTTCCATGCTGGTATGCGTGCGATTGTCGCGATTTTTGGTATCGCATGGCTGGGCGACACCTTCATTGCCGGACACGGTGAGATGGTAAAAGAAGCCGTATCAGGCTTAGTAGAAGTAGCACCGTGGACATTTGCGTTTGCGTTGTTTGGCTTGTCAGTAATGGTGAACAGCCAAGGCGCAACAACAGCTGTATTAGTACCTGTGGCAATTACTTTGGGTCTACCACCGACAGTAATCATTGCAACTTTCGTTGCCGTGAACGGGTATTTTTTCATTCCAAACTATGGTCCAATTATCGCGTCGATTGATTTCGACCGTACTGGTACCACCAAAATCGGTAAGTATATTTTCAACCATAGCTTTATGATGCCGGGCTTATTAAGCATGGTGTTCAGTATCATCTTCGGACTGATTTTTGCTGGCATTGTATTGTAA
- a CDS encoding TrkH family potassium uptake protein: MVLWHPSITPVERKPKAAKKIIGAPPFILCGSFILLVIIGACLLKLPIATEVPISWLQSLFTATSAVTVTGLVVVDTSTTFTPFGQVIINVLIQFGGLGLMTFAIVTLIALGGKISFLQQTVAREAFNQTDTSTLVSTAKSVLVFSLAIELIGILILSVYWSGELGWKASLFHGFFYTISAFNNAGFALSADSLMPYVEDPVVNFTITGLFIIGGLGFSVLIDLLRNKCWSKLTPYSKMMITGTVLINAVALIAIYCIEYNNPNTLAPLSNMGKWLASWFQAVTTRTAGFNTLAIDQLEDATTMVILMLMFIGGGSLSTASGIKVVTFMVLILATYRYLRRDEGIHIFQREITKETVSKALALTMISIGITWIAIFALLLSEDAPILDIIFEAVSALGTVGLSRGLTTSLSETGEFIIIFMMFIGRLGPLTLAYFLASPRTKRLRYPETKVTIG; the protein is encoded by the coding sequence ATGGTGTTGTGGCATCCTTCTATTACGCCTGTCGAAAGAAAACCCAAAGCCGCCAAAAAGATTATCGGTGCACCACCATTCATATTATGTGGAAGCTTTATATTGCTAGTAATAATAGGTGCGTGTCTTCTTAAGCTACCGATCGCCACAGAAGTACCAATAAGCTGGCTACAGAGCCTGTTTACCGCAACCTCCGCTGTTACAGTAACGGGATTAGTCGTTGTCGATACAAGCACTACTTTTACTCCTTTTGGACAAGTAATCATTAATGTGCTTATCCAATTTGGAGGGTTAGGCTTGATGACATTCGCAATAGTTACACTTATTGCTTTGGGTGGGAAAATTAGTTTTTTACAACAAACCGTAGCGAGAGAAGCTTTTAATCAGACAGATACTTCTACGCTGGTTTCAACAGCAAAATCTGTGTTAGTTTTTTCTCTTGCCATAGAGCTAATCGGCATACTTATTTTATCCGTATATTGGAGCGGAGAGCTTGGTTGGAAAGCCAGCCTATTCCATGGGTTTTTCTACACCATCAGTGCATTCAATAATGCAGGTTTTGCTTTGAGTGCTGATAGCTTGATGCCTTATGTTGAAGATCCTGTGGTCAATTTTACCATTACCGGACTATTCATCATTGGCGGGTTAGGTTTCTCAGTTTTAATCGATTTACTTAGAAACAAATGTTGGTCGAAACTCACTCCATATAGCAAAATGATGATCACAGGGACGGTGCTCATCAATGCGGTTGCACTCATTGCAATTTATTGTATTGAGTATAATAACCCCAACACACTGGCACCGCTTAGTAATATGGGGAAATGGTTAGCTTCGTGGTTTCAGGCAGTAACAACAAGAACAGCAGGCTTTAATACGCTGGCTATTGATCAACTTGAAGACGCGACAACGATGGTAATATTAATGCTGATGTTTATCGGTGGTGGTTCACTAAGCACCGCCAGTGGTATTAAGGTGGTTACTTTTATGGTGTTAATTCTAGCAACTTATCGCTACTTAAGGCGAGATGAAGGAATTCACATATTCCAGCGTGAAATTACCAAAGAGACGGTCAGTAAAGCACTGGCGTTAACCATGATTTCTATCGGTATTACATGGATAGCGATCTTTGCTCTATTACTCAGTGAAGATGCTCCGATATTAGATATTATCTTTGAAGCGGTATCAGCATTGGGGACTGTGGGATTATCCAGAGGTTTAACGACATCATTATCAGAAACAGGGGAATTTATCATCATATTTATGATGTTCATTGGCAGGTTAGGACCACTAACTCTAGCCTATTTTCTCGCGAGCCCACGTACTAAGAGGCTGAGATACCCTGAAACTAAAGTGACAATTGGCTAA
- a CDS encoding potassium channel family protein has product MAHFTIIGLGRFGIAASLELIHLGHTVTGIDKEPKIAEKYVEELTQTVICDSADENMLKELDLASSDVVLVAIGEDMQSSLLCTLALKNLGVKEIWVKASTKAHHTIVSKLGVSRIIHPEEEMGIRVAQALNYPMVNNYLSIGHGLYVVEILIKPTSHECSIAHVLSNAKGAVKAILVKREYNTYPQLTDNFLLQENDIFLLCGTLAELKIIAPRLV; this is encoded by the coding sequence ATGGCTCATTTTACAATCATTGGTCTTGGTCGATTTGGCATTGCAGCAAGTTTGGAGTTAATTCACTTAGGGCATACTGTAACAGGAATTGACAAAGAACCGAAAATTGCCGAGAAATACGTAGAAGAATTAACTCAAACTGTAATTTGTGATTCAGCAGATGAAAACATGCTGAAAGAGCTAGATCTTGCAAGTAGCGACGTAGTTCTTGTGGCTATTGGCGAAGATATGCAATCCAGTTTACTTTGCACTCTGGCACTAAAAAACCTTGGCGTAAAAGAAATCTGGGTAAAAGCGAGTACAAAAGCACACCATACCATTGTTTCGAAATTGGGCGTTTCACGGATTATTCATCCCGAAGAGGAGATGGGAATTCGAGTTGCACAAGCGCTTAATTATCCGATGGTGAACAACTACTTATCAATTGGTCATGGACTTTATGTAGTTGAAATACTAATTAAACCAACGTCACATGAATGTTCGATCGCACACGTACTGAGTAATGCTAAAGGGGCTGTAAAAGCAATTTTAGTGAAGCGAGAATACAACACATATCCCCAATTAACGGATAACTTTTTGCTGCAGGAAAATGATATTTTTCTGCTATGCGGTACGCTGGCTGAGCTGAAAATTATCGCCCCAAGGTTGGTGTAA
- a CDS encoding response regulator translates to MSCKVLIVDDEPQIHKFIRISLVAEGFEYLGATSIQSALDLIEREQPHLIVLDLGLPDGDGIELLTTVRTKSKTPILILTARDEEDEKIHLLEAGANDYLSKPFGIRELIVRIKVLVRDLVDVAQTPDILTSGNLTLQLSTNQLWLGNQEIALTKKEFSFLSILVQNAGKLVKQENLLEEIWGKTHTHDKHYLRILVSQLRKKLNDSADIQCVIKTESGLGYRFVVDLEN, encoded by the coding sequence TTGTCCTGTAAGGTATTAATCGTCGATGACGAACCACAAATCCATAAATTTATTCGTATTTCTCTTGTTGCCGAAGGGTTTGAATATTTAGGTGCAACATCCATTCAATCGGCACTCGATTTGATTGAACGTGAACAGCCGCATTTAATCGTGCTCGATTTAGGGCTACCAGATGGTGATGGTATTGAATTGCTGACTACTGTCCGAACCAAGAGTAAGACTCCTATTCTGATCCTAACAGCTCGAGATGAAGAGGATGAAAAAATCCACCTTCTGGAAGCAGGAGCCAATGACTATCTCAGTAAGCCTTTTGGTATCCGAGAGCTTATAGTAAGAATTAAAGTTTTAGTACGCGATTTAGTCGACGTTGCTCAAACACCTGATATCTTGACTTCAGGGAACCTAACACTTCAGCTAAGCACCAACCAATTATGGCTAGGTAACCAAGAAATCGCTCTCACTAAAAAAGAATTTTCCTTCCTTAGCATACTGGTGCAAAACGCAGGAAAATTAGTGAAGCAAGAGAACCTACTAGAAGAGATATGGGGGAAAACACATACTCACGATAAACATTATCTGAGGATCCTTGTTAGTCAACTCAGGAAAAAACTTAACGATAGTGCCGATATTCAATGCGTTATTAAAACTGAATCAGGTCTTGGCTATCGTTTTGTTGTAGACCTCGAGAATTAA
- a CDS encoding ATP-binding protein produces MTLKSLIAKPFSITALVISFALLISGVLDLWLGSSIAVLMILQLAVVVIALQCSPGWAYLSAVFEAVCFNFFLTNPRFSLQMLNVDDIVNLCVFLIVAIITSKLAEYYRQQQNQLKQAQLRNSILLSVSHDLRTPLATIIGTLSTLEEYMDKLSKAEKAELFDSAIVESNRLYQYIENLLQATKLQHGAVVLKKDEHSLVHIIHLVIERFSKQTDRIILDAQSDLPSVQMSSSLIQQAIFNVIDNALRYSPYDKNVNINIYRSSEHLIVDIKDEGVGITKEQSEHIFDLFYSASSPKRNDSGTGLGLAVSKGIISAHQGTMQAVPVDSGSLIRIQLPMVNGGQHLVL; encoded by the coding sequence ATGACATTAAAATCACTTATCGCTAAACCGTTTTCTATAACTGCATTAGTAATAAGTTTTGCTTTATTAATCAGCGGGGTATTAGATCTATGGTTAGGTTCTAGCATTGCTGTACTAATGATTCTTCAGTTAGCAGTAGTGGTGATTGCCCTGCAATGTAGTCCCGGCTGGGCGTACCTATCTGCGGTGTTTGAAGCAGTATGCTTTAATTTTTTTCTCACTAATCCTCGCTTTTCACTGCAAATGCTCAATGTGGACGATATCGTCAATCTCTGTGTGTTTCTAATTGTCGCAATTATAACAAGCAAACTTGCTGAGTATTACCGCCAACAGCAAAATCAACTGAAACAGGCTCAACTACGTAATAGCATTCTTTTATCTGTCTCGCATGATTTACGAACACCATTGGCAACGATTATTGGTACATTAAGTACATTAGAAGAGTATATGGATAAGTTGTCCAAAGCAGAGAAAGCCGAATTATTTGATAGTGCAATCGTCGAAAGCAATCGCTTATATCAATATATCGAAAATCTATTACAGGCAACAAAATTACAGCATGGGGCTGTAGTATTAAAAAAAGATGAGCATTCGCTCGTTCATATAATCCATCTTGTGATTGAGCGATTTTCTAAGCAAACGGATAGGATCATTCTGGATGCGCAATCAGATCTTCCTAGTGTTCAGATGAGTTCATCATTAATTCAGCAAGCTATTTTCAACGTTATCGATAATGCACTCCGTTATTCTCCTTATGATAAAAACGTCAACATTAATATATACCGGTCTTCAGAACATTTAATTGTTGATATCAAAGATGAAGGTGTGGGTATTACCAAAGAGCAGTCTGAGCATATCTTTGATCTCTTTTATTCAGCAAGTTCACCCAAACGGAATGACAGTGGAACAGGGTTAGGTCTGGCGGTTTCAAAAGGCATTATCTCCGCTCATCAAGGTACGATGCAGGCTGTACCTGTCGATAGTGGCAGCCTAATTCGCATTCAACTTCCTATGGTTAATGGAGGGCAACATCTTGTCCTGTAA
- a CDS encoding dimethyl sulfoxide reductase anchor subunit family protein yields the protein MAWHEWPLILFTVLAQTAVGAFLLLGCIILAGKLCIGESDRLHKNMFFIWVLMGLGFMASTVHLGSPLRAMNALNQVGSSWLSNEIFTGSLFFAAGGFYWLLEVLDKGAESLRKALLVIAMIIGVSFMYSMIKVYLIDTVPTWDTVYTPMAFILTTIISGLIFGHMLLTASDHKMAALDNALPLFGAIAVAVSVIATVSQMISLGDINTAIVSASDLIPNMMQLQILRVGLLLAALGIWFVPRLMVSRPGVPVMLLSFILVFSSELVSRGMFYGLHMTVGM from the coding sequence ATGGCTTGGCATGAATGGCCGTTGATTCTATTCACGGTATTAGCACAAACCGCAGTGGGTGCATTCTTACTGCTTGGCTGCATTATCTTGGCAGGCAAACTGTGTATCGGTGAAAGTGACCGCTTACATAAAAACATGTTTTTCATTTGGGTCTTAATGGGCCTAGGTTTCATGGCATCTACCGTGCACCTTGGCAGCCCATTACGCGCGATGAATGCTTTGAACCAAGTGGGCAGTTCATGGCTGTCTAATGAGATCTTCACGGGCAGCTTGTTCTTTGCCGCGGGTGGTTTCTATTGGCTACTGGAAGTACTCGACAAAGGCGCAGAGTCGTTACGTAAAGCTTTATTGGTGATTGCTATGATCATTGGTGTGAGCTTCATGTACTCGATGATCAAAGTGTACCTTATCGATACAGTGCCAACATGGGACACCGTCTACACGCCAATGGCATTTATCTTAACAACCATTATTTCTGGTCTGATTTTCGGTCACATGCTACTGACTGCTTCTGATCATAAGATGGCAGCCTTAGATAATGCACTACCGTTATTTGGTGCGATCGCGGTTGCCGTCAGTGTGATTGCAACTGTTAGCCAAATGATTTCACTGGGTGACATTAATACTGCCATCGTATCAGCGTCTGATTTGATCCCTAACATGATGCAGTTACAAATCTTACGTGTGGGACTTTTACTAGCAGCCCTTGGCATCTGGTTTGTACCTCGCTTGATGGTAAGCCGCCCTGGAGTACCTGTGATGCTACTTAGCTTCATCTTGGTATTCTCGTCAGAATTAGTGAGCCGTGGCATGTTCTACGGTCTGCACATGACGGTTGGTATGTAA
- a CDS encoding DmsA/YnfE/YnfF family dimethyl sulfoxide reductase: MKIKLKALLAPKLSRRNFVKTGSVLGSLAAVASSVTLPFKSNSASAATSTAPTEDKVVWSSCTVNCGSRCPLRMHVSDGEITWVETDNTGNDEYGHHQVRACLRGRSMRRRVYNPDRLKYPMKRVGKRGEGKFKRISWDEAFNEIAASITTIRKDYGNEAIYLNYGTGTLGGTVTKSWPPGGSLIARLMNLNGGYLNHYGDYSTAQIAVGLNYTYGGFAANNSPSDLENTKLIVQFGNNPAETRMSGGGVIHHFMEGKAKSNARMIVIDPRYTDTAGGREDQWIPIRPGTDTAFIAAMAHVMIKEDLVDQAFLDKYCVGYDAKTLPASAPANSDYKSYILGLGNDEVEKTPKWASSITGIPADIIIKAAREIGSTKPCAIIQGWGLQRTANGEIASRAIAMLALLTGNVGLNGGGTGARESSSSIPFVRFPTLQNPIEASIPMFLWTDAIFRGPEMTATADGIRGKEKLDVPIKFIWNYAGNCLINQHADINRTHDILQDEKACEMIVVIDNHMTSSAKYADIVLPDLTTSEQSDFCMDASAGNMPYFIFASQAIKPQFEAKSIYDICTGLAQKLGVEETFTEGRDQEGWLRHLYQLTREQDPSLPTFEAMREQGIYKRFVKEHFVAYKDFRENPEANPLKTPSGKIEIYSERLASIGQTWELDADETIHPLPVYTPNFEGWEASKQGNYPLQLTGFHYKSRTHSTYGNVDILKDAAKQEMWLNPLDAQTRGIKNGDLIRIFNDRGEVHINAKVTPRMMPGVVALGEGAWYAPDGQRIDHSGCINVLTTQRPSPLAKGNPQHTNLVDVQLVKKA, from the coding sequence ATGAAAATAAAACTGAAAGCGCTACTAGCACCTAAATTATCTCGTCGTAACTTTGTGAAAACAGGTTCCGTATTAGGCAGTTTAGCCGCCGTAGCCAGCAGTGTTACCCTTCCATTCAAATCAAATTCCGCTTCCGCTGCGACGTCAACCGCACCAACGGAAGACAAAGTTGTATGGAGTTCTTGTACCGTAAACTGTGGCAGCCGCTGCCCATTACGTATGCATGTATCAGATGGCGAAATAACGTGGGTTGAAACCGACAACACAGGTAATGACGAATATGGTCATCACCAAGTACGTGCCTGCTTACGTGGTCGTTCAATGCGTCGCCGTGTATATAACCCTGATCGCTTGAAATATCCAATGAAACGCGTTGGCAAGCGTGGTGAAGGTAAATTCAAACGCATTAGTTGGGATGAAGCTTTCAACGAAATCGCCGCTTCTATTACCACTATTCGTAAAGACTACGGTAATGAAGCGATTTACTTAAATTACGGTACTGGCACCCTAGGCGGTACAGTTACTAAATCATGGCCTCCGGGTGGTAGCTTGATTGCTCGTTTGATGAACCTAAACGGTGGCTACTTAAACCATTATGGTGATTACTCAACAGCACAAATTGCAGTAGGTTTGAACTACACTTACGGTGGTTTTGCGGCAAATAACTCCCCTTCTGATTTAGAAAATACCAAACTAATCGTACAATTTGGTAATAACCCAGCAGAAACGCGTATGTCTGGTGGTGGTGTTATTCATCACTTTATGGAAGGTAAGGCGAAATCTAATGCACGCATGATCGTGATCGATCCTCGCTATACCGATACAGCCGGTGGACGTGAAGATCAATGGATCCCAATTCGCCCAGGTACTGATACAGCCTTTATTGCGGCAATGGCGCATGTGATGATCAAAGAAGACTTGGTTGATCAAGCTTTCCTTGATAAATATTGTGTCGGCTATGATGCAAAAACATTACCAGCATCAGCCCCTGCAAACAGCGATTATAAGTCTTATATTTTAGGGCTAGGTAATGATGAAGTAGAGAAAACCCCAAAGTGGGCTTCGTCAATTACGGGAATTCCTGCTGATATTATTATCAAAGCAGCTCGCGAAATTGGTTCAACTAAGCCTTGTGCCATTATTCAAGGCTGGGGACTACAACGTACCGCTAATGGCGAAATCGCATCCCGTGCGATTGCAATGCTGGCTTTATTAACGGGAAATGTTGGCCTTAACGGTGGTGGTACAGGCGCACGCGAAAGCAGCTCTAGCATTCCTTTTGTTCGCTTCCCTACATTACAGAATCCTATTGAAGCATCGATTCCAATGTTCTTGTGGACTGATGCTATTTTCCGCGGTCCTGAAATGACAGCAACGGCCGATGGTATTCGCGGCAAAGAAAAACTTGATGTGCCTATTAAGTTCATCTGGAATTACGCAGGTAACTGTTTGATTAATCAGCATGCTGATATCAACCGTACCCATGACATTCTTCAAGATGAAAAAGCCTGTGAAATGATTGTGGTAATAGACAACCACATGACATCGTCTGCGAAATACGCCGATATCGTACTACCTGATTTAACCACCTCTGAGCAATCCGATTTCTGTATGGATGCATCAGCAGGCAACATGCCGTATTTCATCTTTGCATCACAAGCGATTAAACCGCAATTTGAAGCAAAGAGTATTTACGATATCTGTACTGGTTTGGCACAGAAATTAGGGGTTGAAGAAACCTTTACTGAAGGTCGCGATCAAGAAGGTTGGTTACGTCACTTATACCAACTAACTCGCGAACAAGATCCATCGCTACCAACGTTCGAAGCCATGCGTGAGCAAGGTATTTATAAGCGATTTGTGAAAGAGCATTTTGTCGCTTATAAAGATTTCCGTGAAAACCCTGAAGCGAATCCGCTAAAAACACCCTCAGGTAAAATTGAAATTTACTCAGAACGCTTGGCTAGCATAGGTCAAACATGGGAATTGGATGCAGATGAAACAATCCATCCATTACCAGTTTACACACCTAACTTCGAAGGATGGGAAGCCTCTAAACAAGGTAACTACCCGCTTCAATTAACAGGCTTCCATTATAAGTCACGTACTCACTCGACGTACGGTAACGTTGATATCTTAAAAGATGCCGCCAAGCAAGAGATGTGGTTAAACCCTCTTGATGCCCAAACGCGTGGGATAAAAAATGGTGATCTGATTCGTATCTTCAACGACCGTGGTGAAGTGCACATCAACGCAAAAGTCACACCACGAATGATGCCTGGTGTTGTCGCGTTAGGTGAAGGTGCTTGGTACGCCCCTGATGGACAACGTATCGATCACAGTGGCTGTATTAACGTACTGACCACTCAGCGCCCTAGCCCATTAGCAAAAGGCAACCCACAGCATACAAACTTAGTCGACGTGCAACTTGTGAAGAAGGCATAA